The Chryseobacterium indicum genome contains a region encoding:
- a CDS encoding class I SAM-dependent methyltransferase, with protein sequence MKIKDHFLSQEIFEIIETDTKGVFKTSPIPSNISKYYESEDYISHHQDSGSLKEKLYKFLQSFNLQYKKNILLDRISKGSKVLDYGCGAGEFVKFIENDFETFGFEPDADARKAAQNKISKAAILDNIHSIEDKSLDAITLWHVFEHIENQDEMLEIFNRKLKDKGLLIIAVPNPTSYDAKHYKEYWAAYDVPRHIYHFSKKGMENLIAKKPNWKMRKIKPLILDSYYISMLSEKYKKSTLFWLNATIFGTISNVKALFSNEFSSLIYIIEKK encoded by the coding sequence ATGAAAATAAAAGATCATTTTCTATCTCAGGAAATTTTTGAAATTATTGAAACAGATACCAAAGGAGTTTTCAAAACCTCCCCTATTCCATCCAATATTTCAAAATATTATGAAAGTGAAGATTATATTTCCCATCATCAGGATTCCGGAAGTCTTAAAGAAAAACTGTATAAATTTTTACAGTCCTTTAATTTGCAGTACAAAAAAAATATCCTTTTAGACCGAATCAGCAAAGGATCAAAAGTTTTGGATTACGGTTGCGGAGCCGGAGAATTTGTAAAGTTTATAGAAAATGATTTCGAAACTTTCGGTTTTGAACCGGATGCAGATGCAAGAAAAGCAGCGCAGAATAAAATTTCAAAAGCTGCTATTTTAGATAATATTCATTCCATTGAAGATAAAAGTCTGGACGCAATTACTTTATGGCATGTTTTTGAACATATCGAAAATCAGGACGAGATGCTGGAAATTTTCAACCGTAAACTGAAAGACAAAGGACTGTTGATTATTGCCGTTCCCAATCCTACTTCTTACGATGCGAAACATTATAAAGAATATTGGGCGGCGTATGATGTTCCGAGACACATCTATCATTTTTCAAAAAAAGGTATGGAAAATCTGATTGCCAAAAAACCCAACTGGAAAATGAGAAAAATCAAACCGTTGATTTTAGATTCTTATTACATCTCTATGCTAAGCGAAAAATATAAAAAATCAACCCTGTTTTGGCTAAATGCAACGATCTTCGGAACGATTTCTAACGTAAAAGCCCTTTTTTCGAACGAATTTTCAAGTTTGATATACATTATCGAAAAAAAGTAG
- the mnmG gene encoding tRNA uridine-5-carboxymethylaminomethyl(34) synthesis enzyme MnmG codes for MISEIYDVIVVGAGHAGCEAAAAAANLGSKTLLITMNMQTIGQMSCNPAMGGIAKGQIVREIDAMGGYSGIVADKSAIQFKMLNLSKGPAMWSPRTQNDRMLFAEEWRLALENTPNLDFFQDMVKQLIIENNKVAGVVTSLGIEIKGRSVVLTNGTFLNGLIHVGDKQLGGGRMGEPRAFGITEQLVSLGFEAGRMKTGTPPRVDGRSLDYSKMEEQKGDENPQKFSYLDTPKLTKQLSCHIVYTNETVHDILREGFDRSPMFNGTIQSLGPRYCPSIEDKINRFAERNRHQLFVEPEGWKTVEIYVNGFSSSLPEDVQIKAMKHIPGFENVKVFRPGYAIEYDYFPPTQLKHTLETKLIDNLYFAGQINGTTGYEEAAGQGLIAGINAHNKVKEQDEFILNRDEAYIGVLIDDLITKGTEEPYRMFTSRAEYRLLLRQDNADIRLTQKAFDLGLAKEERLKRVNEKVAQSEELENFLRETSLKPGVINPILETIESSPVDQAYRAAQILTRPNMTLEKLDQIDFINEVSSKFDDEVREQAEVNIKYRGYIEKEKENVAKLNRLENIKIPEDFDYTKISSLSAEAKQKMTNVKPKTIAQAGRISGVSPADINVLLVYLGR; via the coding sequence ATGATTTCAGAAATATATGATGTAATAGTAGTCGGTGCTGGTCACGCAGGATGTGAAGCAGCCGCTGCAGCAGCCAATTTAGGTTCAAAGACGCTGCTTATTACAATGAATATGCAGACCATCGGACAGATGAGCTGCAACCCTGCAATGGGAGGAATTGCAAAAGGACAGATCGTAAGAGAGATTGATGCGATGGGAGGATATTCCGGAATTGTAGCAGACAAATCTGCGATCCAGTTCAAGATGCTGAATCTTTCAAAAGGTCCTGCCATGTGGTCACCAAGAACACAAAACGACAGAATGCTTTTCGCGGAAGAATGGCGTTTGGCTTTAGAAAATACACCCAATCTTGATTTCTTTCAGGACATGGTAAAGCAGCTTATTATCGAAAATAATAAAGTTGCCGGAGTGGTTACTTCATTAGGAATAGAGATCAAAGGACGTTCTGTAGTTCTTACCAACGGAACTTTCCTTAATGGTTTGATCCACGTTGGAGACAAACAATTAGGAGGCGGAAGAATGGGCGAACCAAGAGCTTTCGGAATTACAGAACAGCTCGTTTCTTTAGGCTTTGAAGCAGGAAGAATGAAGACAGGTACCCCACCCCGCGTAGACGGAAGAAGTCTGGATTATTCTAAAATGGAAGAACAGAAAGGAGATGAAAATCCTCAAAAATTCAGCTACTTAGATACCCCTAAATTAACCAAACAATTAAGCTGCCACATCGTTTATACCAATGAAACTGTACATGATATTTTACGTGAAGGTTTCGACAGAAGCCCAATGTTCAATGGTACGATCCAAAGCTTAGGACCAAGATATTGTCCGAGTATTGAAGATAAGATCAACCGTTTTGCAGAGAGAAACAGACACCAGTTGTTTGTAGAACCTGAAGGATGGAAAACAGTAGAGATCTATGTAAACGGATTCAGTTCTTCCCTTCCGGAAGATGTGCAGATCAAAGCAATGAAACATATTCCGGGATTTGAAAACGTAAAGGTATTCCGTCCGGGCTATGCCATTGAATATGATTACTTCCCTCCTACCCAATTGAAGCATACCTTGGAAACAAAATTAATTGATAATTTGTACTTCGCGGGACAGATCAACGGGACAACAGGATATGAAGAAGCAGCCGGACAAGGTCTTATTGCCGGAATCAACGCTCACAACAAAGTAAAAGAACAGGATGAATTTATCCTTAACAGAGACGAAGCTTACATCGGAGTTTTAATTGATGATCTTATCACAAAAGGAACAGAAGAGCCGTACAGAATGTTTACCTCAAGAGCAGAATACAGACTTCTTTTAAGACAGGATAACGCAGACATCAGATTAACACAAAAAGCCTTTGATTTAGGTCTGGCTAAAGAAGAACGACTAAAAAGAGTAAACGAGAAAGTCGCTCAGAGTGAGGAACTTGAAAACTTCCTTCGCGAAACTTCTTTAAAACCGGGAGTAATTAATCCTATTCTGGAAACTATCGAAAGTAGTCCTGTTGATCAGGCTTACAGAGCAGCGCAAATTCTTACCAGACCCAATATGACGTTGGAAAAGCTGGATCAGATCGACTTTATCAACGAAGTTTCTTCTAAATTTGATGATGAAGTAAGAGAACAGGCAGAAGTGAATATCAAATACAGAGGCTATATTGAAAAAGAAAAAGAAAATGTTGCCAAACTGAACCGTCTGGAAAACATTAAAATTCCGGAAGATTTCGATTATACAAAGATCTCAAGTCTTTCCGCAGAAGCCAAACAGAAGATGACGAATGTTAAACCAAAAACAATTGCACAGGCTGGAAGAATCAGCGGAGTTTCGCCAGCAGATATTAACGTTTTATTAGTTTATTTAGGGCGATAA
- the rpiB gene encoding ribose 5-phosphate isomerase B: MKRKIAIAADHAGYEYKEIVKNYLSERFEIQDFGTFSTDSVDYPDFVHPAATSVENGENELGILLCGSGNGVQITANKHQKIRCALCWMPEIASLARQHNDANMISIPARFISKELAIEIAEKFLSTDFEGGRHQNRVDKIPFC, from the coding sequence ATGAAAAGAAAAATAGCAATTGCTGCAGACCATGCAGGCTATGAATACAAGGAGATTGTTAAGAACTATCTTTCAGAACGATTTGAAATTCAGGATTTTGGCACGTTTTCCACAGACAGTGTGGATTATCCGGACTTTGTACACCCCGCTGCTACATCTGTTGAAAACGGAGAAAATGAACTTGGAATTTTGCTATGCGGAAGCGGAAACGGAGTTCAGATCACCGCCAACAAACATCAGAAGATTCGCTGCGCACTTTGCTGGATGCCGGAGATTGCTTCCTTAGCAAGACAGCATAATGATGCCAATATGATTTCGATCCCTGCGAGATTTATATCAAAGGAACTGGCTATTGAAATTGCTGAAAAATTCCTTTCTACTGACTTTGAAGGAGGTAGACATCAGAACAGAGTTGATAAAATTCCATTTTGTTAA
- a CDS encoding phosphoglycerate kinase: protein MKTINDFNFNEKKALVRVDFNVPQDDQMKVTDNTRIVAVKPTVDKILKDGGSVILMAHLGRPKGEVKDEFSLKHIVDEVSEVLGHEVKFVDECVGEKAEKAASELKAGEILLLENLRFHNEEEKGDEAFAEQLSKLADAYVNDAFGTAHRAHASTAVIAKFFPSTKFFGLLMAKELQAIDKVLKSGERPVTAILGGSKVSTKITIIENILPAVDNLIIGGGMAFTFIKALGGKIGTSLVEEDKLPLALEILEKAKEHKVKVYLPSDTVIAESFSNDADRKEVDIYEIPEGWMGLDAGPKSRDQFNDVLLNSRTILWNGPIGVFEMSNFAAGTVALGDSIAEATKLGAFSLVGGGDSVAFVKQFGYGEKVSYVSTGGGAMLESLEGLELPGVAAINN from the coding sequence ATGAAAACAATCAATGATTTCAATTTCAATGAAAAGAAGGCGCTTGTAAGAGTGGATTTCAATGTTCCGCAGGACGACCAGATGAAAGTTACAGACAATACGAGAATTGTTGCGGTAAAGCCGACCGTGGATAAAATCCTTAAAGATGGTGGTTCTGTAATTCTGATGGCTCACTTGGGAAGACCAAAAGGGGAGGTTAAAGACGAGTTTTCGCTGAAACATATCGTAGACGAAGTTTCTGAGGTTTTAGGACATGAAGTTAAGTTTGTAGACGAATGTGTAGGAGAAAAGGCTGAAAAGGCTGCTTCTGAGCTTAAGGCGGGGGAAATTCTTTTGCTGGAGAATCTGCGTTTTCATAACGAAGAGGAAAAAGGTGATGAAGCTTTTGCAGAACAGCTTTCTAAATTAGCAGATGCATATGTGAATGATGCATTCGGGACAGCTCACAGAGCACATGCTTCAACGGCGGTTATTGCTAAATTTTTTCCATCAACTAAATTTTTCGGTTTACTGATGGCTAAAGAGCTTCAGGCAATTGATAAAGTATTAAAAAGCGGTGAAAGACCTGTTACAGCTATTCTTGGTGGTTCTAAAGTTTCAACTAAAATTACCATTATAGAAAATATTTTACCGGCAGTTGATAATTTAATCATCGGAGGAGGAATGGCGTTTACTTTCATTAAGGCTTTAGGCGGAAAGATCGGAACTTCATTAGTGGAAGAAGATAAGTTACCTTTAGCACTGGAGATTTTAGAAAAAGCGAAGGAACATAAAGTAAAAGTTTATCTTCCGTCTGATACAGTAATTGCTGAAAGTTTCAGTAATGATGCCGACAGAAAAGAAGTGGATATTTACGAAATTCCTGAAGGTTGGATGGGACTGGATGCAGGTCCGAAATCGAGAGATCAGTTTAATGATGTATTGTTAAATTCCAGAACGATTCTTTGGAACGGACCGATCGGAGTTTTCGAAATGTCTAACTTTGCTGCAGGAACAGTTGCGTTGGGAGACAGTATTGCCGAAGCTACAAAATTGGGAGCTTTCTCTTTAGTTGGAGGAGGAGACAGTGTTGCGTTTGTGAAGCAATTCGGTTACGGAGAAAAAGTAAGTTATGTTTCTACCGGAGGAGGAGCGATGTTGGAAAGTCTGGAAGGTTTGGAACTTCCGGGTGTTGCTGCCATTAACAATTAA